In the genome of Maribacter forsetii DSM 18668, the window ATAAAGGTAAAACCTTGGTAAGTGAAGGTATAGATGCCAATTATCAAGACATGATCAATTATGCGGTTTTTGCATTGATACACCTAGGTTCAGAATCAGAAAAATAATAATAAGAATGAAGTATTTAGTAGGGGTCGTTAGAATTTTTGTTGGTATACTTTTTATTATAAGCGGATTTATAAAATTGAATGACCCTGTAGGTTTTTCTTTTAAGTTAGAGGAATACTTTAGTCAAGGTGTTTTGGATCTTCCTTTTTTAACTCCGTTCGCATTAGCTATTTCTATTCTTGTGGTCATCGTAGAAGTGATGGTAGGTGTAATGCTGATACTTGGGTATAAGCGTAAAATTACCGTATGGACATTGATTGCAATGATCGTGTTCTTCACTTTCTTGACTTTTTATTCCGCGTATTTCAATAAAGTGACCGATTGTGGCTGCTTTGGTGATGCCATAAAACTGACACCTTGGGAGTCTTTTACAAAAGATGTAGTACTGTTAGTTTTGATATTGATTATTTATGTCGGAAGAAAATACATTACTCCGTTAGTAAATTCAAAAGTTTTAATGACCGCATTAACGGTGTCGTTTTTTGCTTGTGTAGGTTATGTATACTATGTATTAAATCATTTGCCAGTAATAGATTTTAGACCTTATGAAATAGGAAAAAATATTGAAGAGGGTATGAGTACGCCAGATGATGCGCCTAAAGCTATTTTCGAATACAGATGGAAGTTCGATGTAAATGGTAAAGAAGAAATTCATATTAGTAATGGAGATTACCCAACAGTAGATGGG includes:
- a CDS encoding BT_3928 family protein, which translates into the protein MKYLVGVVRIFVGILFIISGFIKLNDPVGFSFKLEEYFSQGVLDLPFLTPFALAISILVVIVEVMVGVMLILGYKRKITVWTLIAMIVFFTFLTFYSAYFNKVTDCGCFGDAIKLTPWESFTKDVVLLVLILIIYVGRKYITPLVNSKVLMTALTVSFFACVGYVYYVLNHLPVIDFRPYEIGKNIEEGMSTPDDAPKAIFEYRWKFDVNGKEEIHISNGDYPTVDGEFIDVETEEIQAGYEPPVHDFTIEQAGEDFAASLLQESKLVMVIAYDLRKSNLEEFKNIKTVADKAIKAGYKVIGMSASGPDQTDALVKENNLGFDFYFTDETTLKTIVRSNPGVLVLEKGTIKQKVHYNDLEDLIFN